Proteins found in one Populus alba chromosome 14, ASM523922v2, whole genome shotgun sequence genomic segment:
- the LOC118040064 gene encoding UPF0481 protein At3g47200-like, with translation MGEIRSPYFSIDQEHLKDNAEIRSPYFSNGGDYLGVNAEIRSPYFSSGGDYLGVNAEIRSPYFSFDTQDYYHGDNAGIHSSYFSAADYHGEDAEIPSGTFFHQDNIVENPYNAENFVELIQREEFEELYSDVEAGVVVCKSGDSPINIYSVPDALRESNEAIYTPQKVSIGPIHHGKEHLQPMNKKKKSYLKEFGSRVGETSEQHVKFLQKISNTIKLQEENIRQCYEDGSHKVAESDPFCENGVVGCCFHLGLPFFILEKLYDHLRQDGKGSYNSFLNLAYDYLNRYNKSPYKPSDNKEILHFTNLVRSSLSFNHPDLRSDEPIGNFYSATKLHEAAINFKKSRNECLLDVRFSSTKRELRIPRLQIDDHTELLFGNLIALEWCHYKGEDQYICHYVKLLETLVATSKDVDLLIKNNIIDTKRDGASVRDMIDKLSAETTEEYSIYYNLYTQLDKHYQNSWLKNSAYFREVYFGNLWRSTATVSATVLLLFTLVQTICAVLSLR, from the exons ATGGGAGAGATTCGTTCACCATACTTTTCTATTGATCAAGAACACCTCAAAGATAATGCTGAAATTCGTTCACCATATTTCTCAAATGGTGGAGACTACCTTGGAGTTAATGCTGAAATTCGTTCACCATATTTCTCAAGTGGTGGAGACTACCTTGGAGTTAATGCTGAAATTCGTTCAccatatttttcatttgatacTCAAGATTATTACCATGGAGATAATGCCGGAATTCATTCCTCGTATTTTTCAGCTGCAGACTACCATGGAGAAGATGCTGAAATTCCTTCCGGAACATTCTTTCACCAAGATAATATTGTTGAGAATCCATACAATGCAGAAAATTTTGTTGAGCTCATTCAACGGGAAGAATTTGAAGAACTGTACTCGGATGTTGAAGCTGGAGTAGTTGTATGTAAAAGCGGGGACAGTCCAATTAATATCTACAGTGTTCCTGATGCACTTCGCGAATCAAATGAAGCCATCTATACTCCTCAAAAAGTTTCTATAGGTCCTATTCACCATGGCAAGGAGCATTTGCAGCccatgaataagaaaaagaagagttaTTTGAAAGAATTCGGTAGCAGGGTAGGGGAAACAAGTGAGCAGCATGTGAAGTTCCTGCAGAAAATTTCGAACACCATTAAACTGCAAGAGGAGAACATCCGCCAATGTTATGAAGATGGTTCTCATAAAGTTGCAGAAAGTGATCCGTTTTGTGAAAATGGTGTTGTTGGATGCTGTTTTCATCTTGGA TTGCCATTCTTCATTCTTGAGAAATTATATGACCATCTTCGTCAAGACGGCAAAGGAAGTTATAATTCTTTTCTAAATCTTGCCTACGATTACTTAAATAGGTACAATAAGAGTCCATACAAGCCGAGCGACAACAAGGAGATATTACATTTCACCAATTTGGTCAGATCTTCATTATCCTTCAACCATCCAGATCTGAGGAGTGACGAACCGATTGGAAATTTTTATAGCGCAACCAAGCTGCATGAGGCAGcgattaattttaagaaatctcGAAATGAATGCTTACTTGACGTAAGATTTTCTTCTACAAAACGTGAGTTACGCATACCACGTCTTCAGATAGACGACCACACTGAACTTCTCTTCGGCAATCTCATTGCCTTGGAGTGGTGTCATTATAAAGGAGAAGATCAGTACATCTGCCATTACGTTAAGCTACTTGAAACTCTTGTTGCCACATCCAAAGATGTGGATCTcctcattaaaaataacatcattgaCACAAAAAGAGATGGTGCTTCAGTGAGGGATATGATTGACAAGCTTTCGGCAGAAACAACTGAAGAATATTCCATTTATTATAACCTCTACACGCAGCTGGATAAACACTACCAGAACTCCTGGTTGAAAAATAGCGCATACTTTAGAGAGGTATATTTTGGAAACCTTTGGAGAAGTACTGCAACTGTTAGTGCAACTGTCTTGCTCCTCTTCACTCTTGTACAAACAATTTGTGCAGTCCTTTCCTTGCGCTAG
- the LOC118040067 gene encoding uncharacterized protein isoform X2 produces MENGGGGGIETRWWWWWAMASMAKLGWGISAYKRGFAGDSRLMPLKAFAVASLFVGSAASASIASLQASGIHKVQDLIELGENIRTGLGVPPRVAKD; encoded by the exons atggagaaTGGCGGCGGTGGCGGCATCGAGAcccggtggtggtggtggtgggcaATGGCAAGCATGGCCAAATTAGGGTGGGGCATTTCAGCATATAAAAGAGGCTTCGCTGGAGACTCTCGTCTCATGCCCTTAAAAGCGTTCGCCGTTGCCTCCCTCTTTGTGGGTTCCGCCGCCTCTGCTTCCATTGCTTCCCTTCAAGCCTCTGGCATCCACAAGGTACAAGATCTTATAGAATTGGGAGAAAATATAAGGACTGGGCTTGGGGTTCCTCCAAGAGTAGCAAAAGA CTGA
- the LOC118040067 gene encoding uncharacterized protein isoform X1, producing MENGGGGGIETRWWWWWAMASMAKLGWGISAYKRGFAGDSRLMPLKAFAVASLFVGSAASASIASLQASGIHKVQDLIELGENIRTGLGVPPRVAKEKADDL from the exons atggagaaTGGCGGCGGTGGCGGCATCGAGAcccggtggtggtggtggtgggcaATGGCAAGCATGGCCAAATTAGGGTGGGGCATTTCAGCATATAAAAGAGGCTTCGCTGGAGACTCTCGTCTCATGCCCTTAAAAGCGTTCGCCGTTGCCTCCCTCTTTGTGGGTTCCGCCGCCTCTGCTTCCATTGCTTCCCTTCAAGCCTCTGGCATCCACAAGGTACAAGATCTTATAGAATTGGGAGAAAATATAAGGACTGGGCTTGGGGTTCCTCCAAGAGTAGCAAAAGA AAAAGCTGATGATCTATGA